One genomic region from Betaproteobacteria bacterium encodes:
- a CDS encoding NIPSNAP family protein, whose translation MKRLVEIRSYILKPGSGPKFHDLVSNQSVPLLKEWGMEVVAFGQSLHDPDAYFLIRAYSDLDDLKQSQAAFYSTDAWRNGPREAIIELIQTDANTVLWLTIGAIDAIRQSRL comes from the coding sequence ATGAAACGCCTCGTCGAAATTCGGTCCTACATTCTAAAGCCCGGAAGTGGCCCAAAGTTCCACGACCTGGTTTCCAACCAGAGCGTCCCCCTTCTCAAAGAGTGGGGCATGGAAGTAGTCGCTTTCGGGCAATCTCTTCACGACCCGGATGCGTACTTTCTGATTCGGGCTTACAGCGACCTCGATGACCTCAAGCAATCACAGGCTGCCTTCTACTCGACAGACGCATGGAGAAACGGCCCTCGCGAGGCCATCATTGAATTGATTCAAACCGACGCCAATACTGTCCTATGGCTTACCATTGGGGCCATTGATGCTATTCGCCAATCACGGTTGTAG
- the mreD gene encoding rod shape-determining protein MreD has protein sequence MDLSPISHEPMRPLAPLRLLGGSIICALILNLLPWSGALLRAHPDFVLLVLLYWSVNQPRSIGQGWGFSLGLLMDVADSVLLGQHALVYVVAIYLAQLLRLRILQLSLLEQALHIGAILIFAQAIVVLLNLSLGREFPGMLLAVSPVLAAVLWLPMDFVATLPRFRRASNSTTTMR, from the coding sequence ATGGACCTCTCGCCCATTTCCCACGAACCAATGCGTCCACTGGCGCCATTGCGTTTGCTGGGCGGCTCGATCATCTGCGCGCTGATTTTGAATCTGCTGCCCTGGAGTGGCGCGCTGCTGCGCGCGCATCCCGACTTTGTGTTGCTGGTGCTGCTTTACTGGAGCGTGAACCAGCCGCGCAGCATTGGCCAAGGCTGGGGATTTTCGCTCGGACTGCTGATGGATGTAGCGGATAGCGTCCTGCTGGGGCAGCATGCGTTGGTGTATGTGGTGGCGATCTATCTAGCCCAGCTGTTGCGTTTACGAATATTGCAGCTGAGCTTGCTTGAGCAGGCGCTGCATATCGGTGCGATCCTGATATTCGCACAGGCGATCGTTGTCCTGTTGAATCTCTCACTTGGACGGGAATTTCCCGGCATGCTGCTGGCGGTTTCGCCGGTGTTGGCCGCGGTCTTGTGGCTGCCGATGGATTTTGTGGCGACCTTGCCCCGATTCCGGCGCGCGTCAAACTCAACGACGACGATGCGTTAG
- the lipA gene encoding lipoyl synthase: MAEAGVKQKSESKTARIPIKVVVQNAAERLKKPDWIRVKAGSASTSFYEIKQILRDAKLHTVCEEASCPNIGECFGKGTATFMIMGDLCTRRCPFCDVGHGRPLPLDPDEPRHLAETIAKMKLKYVVITSVDRDDLRDGGAEHFVNCIRETRALSPHTQIEILTPDFRGRLDRALGILRAAPPDVMNHNLETVPRLYKQARPGSDYAHSLKLLKDFKAEHPGTPTKSGLMVGLGETNEEILEVMKDLRAHDVEMLTIGQYLQPSGHHLPVLRYVTPDEFDMFAREAGKMGFKHAACGPMVRSSYHADQMAHEAGLPATST, translated from the coding sequence ATGGCCGAAGCCGGCGTCAAACAGAAATCCGAATCCAAAACTGCACGCATTCCCATCAAGGTCGTCGTGCAAAATGCGGCTGAACGCCTGAAAAAGCCCGACTGGATTCGCGTCAAGGCAGGTTCGGCTTCGACGAGTTTCTACGAGATCAAGCAGATCCTGCGCGACGCCAAGCTGCACACCGTCTGCGAGGAAGCCTCGTGCCCCAATATCGGCGAATGCTTCGGCAAGGGAACCGCGACCTTCATGATCATGGGCGATCTCTGCACGCGCCGCTGCCCGTTCTGCGATGTCGGTCACGGCCGACCGTTGCCGCTGGATCCGGACGAGCCGCGTCACCTGGCGGAGACGATTGCGAAGATGAAATTGAAATATGTGGTCATCACCAGCGTCGATCGCGACGACCTGCGCGACGGCGGCGCCGAGCACTTCGTCAACTGCATTCGCGAGACTCGCGCGCTGTCGCCACACACCCAAATCGAAATCCTTACGCCTGATTTTCGCGGCCGCCTAGACCGCGCGCTCGGCATCCTGCGTGCCGCCCCGCCGGACGTGATGAATCACAATCTCGAAACCGTGCCGCGGCTGTACAAGCAGGCGCGCCCGGGTTCAGATTACGCGCATTCCCTGAAGCTGCTGAAAGATTTCAAAGCCGAACATCCCGGCACACCGACCAAGAGCGGGCTGATGGTGGGGCTCGGCGAGACTAACGAAGAAATTCTGGAAGTGATGAAAGATTTACGCGCGCATGATGTGGAAATGCTGACCATCGGACAGTATCTGCAGCCGTCCGGGCATCATCTGCCGGTGTTGCGCTATGTGACGCCGGATGAGTTTGATATGTTCGCGCGGGAGGCCGGGAAGATGGGGTTCAAGCATGCGGCGTGCGGGCCAATGGTGAGGTCTTCATATCATGCGGATCAGATGGCGCATGAGGCGGGGTTGCCAGCAACTTCAACTTAG
- the rodA gene encoding rod shape-determining protein RodA, with amino-acid sequence MSLKTLINRVFDALTRRLDGPLMVTLIVLAALSMTVVFSASGGQTFDRSLGQLRNFAVALVAMWIVANIPPQTLMRLAIPIYIAGMILLISVALFGEIRNGARRWLHIGVIIQPSEIMKIGVPLLLAWYFHRKEEGLALTDYAVAGLMLMLPTGLIMRQPDLGTSIMIFASGFFVIFLAGLSWKIIVGAGVAVAAALPFAWNMMHDYQRQRIFTLLDPTEDPLGAGYHIIQSTIAIGSGGVLGKGWLNGSQAQLDFIPERSTDFILAVFGEEFGLLGNLLLLTLYLIVIGRGLMIAINAPTTFSRLLAGAITLTFFMYAFVNIGMVTGILPVVGVPLPLISYGGTAILTMLVGFGILMSISTHKRLVST; translated from the coding sequence ATGAGCCTAAAGACGCTGATTAACCGGGTATTCGATGCGCTGACCCGCCGCCTCGACGGCCCGCTCATGGTCACGCTGATCGTGCTTGCGGCACTGTCAATGACGGTGGTGTTTTCGGCCAGTGGCGGTCAAACTTTCGACCGCTCGCTGGGTCAGCTGCGCAATTTCGCGGTTGCACTGGTGGCGATGTGGATCGTCGCGAATATTCCGCCGCAAACCCTGATGCGCCTCGCGATTCCGATTTACATCGCCGGCATGATTCTGCTGATCAGCGTTGCCCTGTTCGGCGAGATCCGCAATGGCGCGCGCCGCTGGCTGCACATCGGCGTCATCATCCAGCCGTCCGAGATCATGAAGATCGGCGTGCCGCTGCTGCTGGCCTGGTATTTTCACCGCAAGGAAGAGGGGCTCGCTCTCACCGACTACGCCGTTGCCGGACTGATGCTGATGCTGCCAACCGGGCTCATCATGCGCCAGCCCGATCTCGGCACATCCATCATGATTTTCGCGTCGGGATTTTTTGTCATCTTTCTGGCCGGACTATCCTGGAAGATCATCGTCGGCGCCGGTGTTGCCGTTGCTGCCGCGCTGCCGTTTGCGTGGAACATGATGCATGACTACCAGCGACAGCGTATTTTCACGCTACTGGATCCGACGGAAGATCCGCTGGGTGCCGGCTATCACATCATCCAATCGACCATCGCCATCGGCTCAGGCGGCGTGCTCGGCAAAGGCTGGCTGAACGGCAGCCAGGCGCAACTCGATTTCATTCCCGAGCGCTCCACCGATTTCATTCTCGCGGTATTCGGCGAGGAGTTTGGATTGCTGGGCAACTTGCTGCTGTTAACGCTTTATCTCATCGTGATCGGGCGCGGGTTGATGATTGCGATCAACGCGCCGACCACATTCTCCCGATTGCTGGCGGGCGCGATTACGTTGACATTTTTCATGTATGCCTTTGTCAACATCGGCATGGTCACAGGCATCTTGCCGGTGGTGGGTGTACCGTTGCCGTTAATCAGTTATGGCGGGACGGCGATCCTGACGATGCTCGTGGGCTTCGGGATATTGATGTCGATATCGACCCACAAGCGGTTGGTGTCGACGTGA
- a CDS encoding DUF493 domain-containing protein: MSDHPKIIGDADLETTESLLQFPTTFPIKAMGRREDGFAQAVLEIVLKHAPDFDAKTLEMRPSKNGNFLSVTATINATSKAQLDDIYRGLTSHPLVLMAL; encoded by the coding sequence ATGAGCGATCATCCGAAAATCATTGGTGATGCCGACTTGGAAACGACGGAATCCCTGCTCCAGTTTCCGACGACATTTCCGATCAAGGCGATGGGCCGGCGCGAGGATGGATTTGCCCAGGCGGTGCTGGAAATCGTCCTCAAGCACGCGCCGGACTTCGATGCCAAGACGCTCGAAATGCGGCCCTCGAAGAACGGAAATTTTCTGTCCGTGACCGCGACAATCAACGCCACATCCAAAGCGCAGCTGGACGATATTTATCGGGGACTGACTTCGCACCCGCTGGTGTTGATGGCGCTATAG
- a CDS encoding aminotransferase class IV, with the protein MDELQIDNPYPLAQWESLIASLVDQNGGGNVGVYIQVTRGVAKRDFPPPKGLKQTVFMMANPLATPKPEIYENGISCVSLDDSRWLRCQVKATALLGAVLLKHEGNQAGADEVVLFRDGYLTESSASNIAAVKNGVILCPPMDNLILGGITYELMIELARKHSMPLEIRRVHRREVKKADELWIMSSTKEVVPIVKLDDKPIGHGENAGKPGAVFKQMRKLFDEYKRNLPAAPSLKAAE; encoded by the coding sequence TTGGATGAGCTGCAAATCGATAACCCCTATCCACTCGCACAATGGGAATCGCTGATCGCCTCGCTGGTGGACCAAAATGGCGGCGGCAATGTGGGTGTCTATATTCAAGTCACGCGCGGCGTCGCCAAGCGCGATTTTCCGCCGCCCAAGGGCCTGAAGCAGACCGTGTTCATGATGGCCAATCCACTCGCAACGCCGAAGCCCGAGATTTACGAAAACGGTATTTCGTGTGTCTCGCTGGACGACAGCCGCTGGTTGCGCTGCCAGGTCAAGGCGACTGCCCTGCTCGGCGCGGTATTACTGAAACACGAAGGCAACCAGGCTGGCGCGGATGAGGTCGTGTTGTTTCGCGACGGCTATCTCACCGAGTCCTCGGCCTCCAACATCGCCGCGGTCAAGAATGGCGTCATCCTTTGCCCGCCGATGGATAACCTTATTCTGGGCGGCATCACCTATGAACTGATGATTGAACTCGCGCGCAAGCACAGCATGCCGCTGGAAATCCGCCGCGTGCATCGCCGCGAGGTGAAGAAAGCCGACGAGTTATGGATCATGTCCTCTACCAAGGAAGTCGTACCGATCGTGAAACTCGACGACAAACCCATCGGGCACGGTGAAAATGCGGGGAAACCCGGTGCTGTGTTCAAGCAAATGCGGAAACTCTTTGATGAGTACAAGCGTAACCTCCCCGCGGCGCCTTCGTTAAAGGCTGCCGAATAA
- a CDS encoding class II glutamine amidotransferase, with translation MCRALLYLGQPVLLDNLLYQPDSALVKQSYMPKMLHLLNLAGFGLRAWDPHSHAPDAPFTYGSSSLPVFDRNLKNLAEKVRATCVLGHVRGVAYSTVVDISLQNVHPFQFPGVLLAMAHNGDLARMSEMKPLLAKHVNPKYLPHIRGTTDSEWIYALIVSALPDPNRRATRDELLTAIETALKLIRAVRAQLGIAVSSSVNLFMTDGHQLAAVRYCFDFGCYATNDPRACKKPTSISCHSGTRSAATTA, from the coding sequence ATGTGCCGCGCACTGCTCTATCTGGGCCAGCCCGTCCTGCTGGACAACCTGCTGTATCAGCCCGATTCCGCGCTGGTAAAGCAAAGCTACATGCCGAAGATGCTGCACCTGCTGAACCTCGCCGGCTTCGGCCTGCGCGCATGGGACCCGCATTCGCACGCGCCGGACGCCCCTTTTACCTACGGCTCGTCGTCGCTGCCGGTATTCGATCGCAATCTGAAGAACCTCGCCGAAAAAGTGCGCGCCACCTGTGTGCTCGGGCACGTGCGCGGCGTGGCCTACAGCACCGTCGTCGATATCTCGCTGCAAAACGTGCACCCGTTCCAGTTCCCCGGCGTGCTGCTGGCGATGGCGCACAACGGCGATCTGGCGCGCATGTCCGAGATGAAGCCGCTGCTGGCGAAACACGTCAATCCGAAATACCTGCCGCATATTCGCGGCACCACCGACAGCGAATGGATCTACGCGCTCATCGTCTCTGCGCTGCCGGATCCGAATCGCCGCGCGACACGTGATGAGCTGCTGACCGCCATTGAAACCGCGCTGAAGTTGATTCGCGCTGTCCGCGCCCAACTCGGTATCGCGGTGTCCTCGTCGGTCAACCTGTTCATGACTGACGGTCACCAGCTTGCCGCCGTGCGTTACTGTTTCGACTTCGGCTGCTACGCCACCAATGACCCGCGCGCGTGCAAGAAGCCAACATCAATTTCCTGTCACTCTGGTACACGCTCGGCCGCGACTACGGCATGA
- the lipB gene encoding lipoyl(octanoyl) transferase LipB: MHNLPLIKHLGVVPYEPTWRAMQAANKSRSAATPDEFWLLEHPPVFTLGLAGKYEHVLAPGDIPVIKIDRGGQVTYHGPGQLVVYLLLDMKKLGYGVKMLVRKIEQSVIDLLTEYGIDSYRLAGMPGVYVNLNDADAKIAAIGLRVANHATYHGLSLNIDMDLEPFSRINPCGYEGLAVTQVRNFGVTDKMNVIGEKLVSRLKANLYELAN; this comes from the coding sequence ATGCACAACTTACCTCTTATCAAACACTTGGGCGTCGTCCCCTACGAACCCACCTGGCGCGCCATGCAGGCCGCCAATAAATCGCGCTCCGCCGCCACGCCCGATGAATTCTGGTTGCTCGAACATCCGCCCGTCTTCACCCTCGGCCTCGCCGGCAAGTACGAGCATGTGCTGGCCCCCGGCGACATTCCCGTCATCAAGATCGACCGTGGCGGCCAGGTTACCTATCACGGCCCGGGGCAACTGGTGGTGTACCTGTTGCTCGACATGAAGAAGCTCGGTTACGGCGTCAAGATGCTCGTAAGAAAAATTGAACAGTCAGTGATCGATCTGCTCACCGAATATGGCATCGACAGTTATCGCCTCGCCGGCATGCCAGGGGTCTACGTCAACCTGAACGACGCCGACGCCAAGATTGCCGCGATTGGTTTGCGTGTCGCCAATCACGCGACTTACCACGGCCTGTCATTGAATATCGATATGGACCTGGAGCCGTTCTCGCGTATCAACCCCTGTGGCTACGAGGGCCTGGCGGTGACGCAGGTACGGAACTTCGGGGTGACCGATAAAATGAATGTGATCGGCGAAAAACTGGTGTCACGTCTGAAAGCCAATCTTTACGAGCTGGCAAACTGA
- the mrdA gene encoding penicillin-binding protein 2, whose product MIGTTIKNREAELTVFRTRALFAGLCALIAFAILAGRMMYLQVIKREYYHTLAEANRISVLPVAPNRGLILDRNGEVLAANYSAYTLEVMPSKVGNLDKALDELATVIDIQPRDRRRFKKLLEESKNFESLPIRTRLTDAEIARFAVNRYRFPGFDIQARLFRNYPFGEIASHAIGYIGRINVSEVKKIESSGLAANYKGTDHIGKLGIEGSYEMELHGTTGSRQVEIDAGGRPIRSLASSAPQSGNNLTLTLDIKLQKVAEQAFADFRGGLVAIDPRNGEVLALVSKPGFDPNLFVDGIDPVNWDLLNNSPDKPLLNRILSSAYPPGSTIKPFLALAALESGKRTPAQSIRDPGYFALPGVAHRWRDDKEGGHGVVDMAKSIVVSCDTYYYQLASETDIDKTAAFMGMLGFGGKTAIDIDGEVIGVLPSRAWKEKRFARAASDGRKWYLGDSISAGIGQGYNAFTPMQLAHAIATIANDGVAHRPHLVRSVTDSAAGNIRTVAADPPQKLPLKPENVAIIKDALIGVTRDEGGTGVRVFAKAGYVSGGKTGTAQVFGLKGEKYRESKVQERLRDHAWYIAFAPAEQPVIAMAILVENGGFGGTTAAPIAREVLDYFLLGKQPDPKKLKLKKDEPKDAD is encoded by the coding sequence ATGATCGGCACCACCATCAAGAATCGCGAGGCGGAACTTACCGTGTTCCGCACGCGCGCCCTGTTCGCGGGGCTTTGCGCGCTCATCGCCTTCGCCATTCTGGCCGGCCGCATGATGTACCTGCAGGTCATCAAGCGCGAGTACTATCACACCCTCGCCGAGGCCAATCGTATCTCGGTGTTGCCGGTGGCGCCGAACCGCGGATTGATCCTCGACCGCAATGGCGAGGTGCTGGCCGCCAATTATTCCGCCTACACACTTGAGGTGATGCCGTCGAAGGTCGGCAATCTCGACAAGGCGCTCGACGAGCTCGCAACAGTCATCGACATTCAGCCACGGGACCGCCGCCGCTTCAAGAAATTGCTGGAAGAGAGCAAGAACTTCGAGTCCCTGCCGATCCGCACCCGCCTTACCGACGCGGAAATTGCCCGCTTTGCGGTGAACCGATATCGCTTTCCGGGTTTCGACATTCAGGCGCGCTTGTTCCGCAACTACCCTTTTGGCGAAATCGCTTCGCACGCCATCGGATATATCGGCCGCATCAATGTTTCAGAAGTAAAAAAAATCGAATCCAGCGGACTTGCCGCCAATTACAAGGGTACTGACCACATCGGCAAGCTGGGCATCGAGGGCAGCTACGAAATGGAGTTGCACGGCACTACCGGGTCGCGACAGGTGGAAATCGATGCGGGCGGCAGGCCGATTCGCTCACTCGCCAGCAGCGCGCCACAGTCCGGCAACAATTTGACGCTGACGCTTGATATCAAATTGCAGAAAGTCGCCGAGCAGGCGTTTGCGGATTTTCGCGGCGGCCTCGTAGCCATTGATCCCCGAAATGGGGAAGTATTGGCGCTGGTGTCCAAACCAGGATTTGACCCGAACCTGTTTGTCGATGGCATCGATCCGGTCAATTGGGATTTGCTGAATAATTCGCCCGACAAGCCGCTGCTCAATCGCATCCTCAGCAGTGCCTATCCGCCGGGCTCCACGATCAAGCCGTTTTTGGCGCTGGCCGCGCTCGAATCCGGCAAACGCACGCCGGCGCAGAGCATCCGCGATCCCGGCTATTTCGCTCTGCCCGGCGTTGCGCATCGCTGGCGCGACGACAAGGAAGGTGGCCATGGAGTCGTCGATATGGCCAAGTCGATCGTGGTGTCCTGCGACACCTACTACTACCAGCTCGCGTCCGAAACGGATATCGACAAGACGGCTGCGTTCATGGGAATGCTGGGATTCGGCGGGAAGACGGCGATCGATATCGATGGTGAAGTCATCGGCGTATTGCCGTCGCGTGCGTGGAAAGAAAAACGTTTTGCGCGTGCGGCTTCCGACGGTCGAAAGTGGTATCTGGGTGACAGTATCTCGGCGGGCATCGGCCAGGGTTACAACGCCTTCACGCCCATGCAACTGGCGCACGCCATCGCAACCATTGCAAACGACGGCGTTGCCCACCGACCGCACCTGGTCAGGAGTGTTACTGATTCGGCGGCCGGAAACATTCGTACCGTCGCCGCGGACCCGCCGCAGAAGTTGCCGCTGAAGCCTGAAAACGTGGCGATCATCAAAGATGCACTCATTGGCGTTACCCGGGATGAGGGCGGCACCGGCGTTCGCGTATTCGCCAAGGCCGGCTACGTCAGCGGCGGGAAAACCGGTACCGCGCAGGTGTTTGGATTGAAGGGCGAAAAATATCGGGAAAGCAAAGTGCAGGAGCGCTTGCGCGACCACGCCTGGTACATCGCTTTTGCGCCCGCAGAACAACCTGTTATCGCGATGGCCATACTGGTCGAAAACGGCGGTTTTGGCGGAACCACCGCCGCACCGATCGCGCGCGAAGTGCTGGATTATTTCCTGCTGGGCAAGCAACCGGATCCCAAGAAATTGAAGCTGAAAAAAGATGAGCCTAAAGACGCTGATTAA
- a CDS encoding D-alanyl-D-alanine carboxypeptidase — protein sequence MKSARNFAALFFTAACVAPALVLMLAPSPAAAQITVSLTDVPAPQIAARAYVLFDASSGQTLAQQAATDRFEPASLTKLMTAYLVFQALKDKKLTLTQTVTVSERAWRAEGSRMFIDPKQTPAVEPLIRGMIIQSGNDASIALAEAVAGSEDLFAQMMNKQAQKLGMKNTSFTNATGLPDPHHYSTAEDLALLANALIRDFPAEVGYYKEREFAHNKITQPNRNRLLWLDPTVDGLKTGHTEAAGYCLIATAKRGDADKSRRLISVVLGTTSDVARTQESQKLLNYGYQFFDAQRLYKKNDAIATPEIFKGTQNAIKLGFDRDIWLTLPKDKFTGLKATLTTTQPLIAPYSPGQKAGVMKLTQNDKLIAEIPVVALENVPVAGFLGRGWDAIRLLWK from the coding sequence ATGAAATCTGCAAGGAACTTCGCCGCCCTCTTTTTCACGGCCGCATGTGTCGCGCCCGCTCTCGTTCTAATGCTCGCTCCTTCCCCAGCCGCCGCGCAAATAACCGTCTCGCTTACCGACGTCCCGGCACCACAAATCGCCGCACGTGCCTACGTGCTCTTTGATGCCTCCAGCGGCCAGACTCTGGCGCAGCAAGCCGCCACCGACCGCTTCGAACCTGCCTCGCTCACCAAACTGATGACCGCCTACCTCGTCTTCCAGGCGCTGAAGGACAAGAAGCTCACGCTCACGCAAACCGTCACCGTGTCCGAGCGCGCGTGGCGCGCGGAAGGGTCGCGCATGTTCATCGATCCAAAACAGACGCCGGCCGTGGAGCCGCTGATTCGCGGCATGATCATACAGAGCGGCAACGATGCCTCCATCGCGCTGGCGGAGGCGGTCGCCGGGTCTGAGGACCTGTTCGCGCAAATGATGAACAAGCAAGCGCAGAAGCTCGGCATGAAAAACACCAGCTTCACGAATGCGACGGGCCTGCCGGATCCGCATCACTATTCGACAGCCGAGGATCTCGCGTTGCTCGCCAACGCACTGATACGCGATTTTCCTGCCGAGGTCGGCTACTACAAGGAACGTGAATTTGCCCACAACAAGATCACGCAGCCGAACCGCAACCGCCTGCTCTGGCTCGACCCGACAGTCGACGGCCTGAAGACCGGCCATACCGAAGCGGCAGGCTATTGCCTGATCGCCACGGCAAAGCGGGGGGATGCTGATAAATCGCGCCGCCTGATTTCGGTCGTACTGGGAACTACGTCGGATGTCGCGCGCACCCAGGAGAGCCAGAAATTGCTTAACTACGGTTACCAGTTCTTTGATGCGCAACGGCTGTATAAAAAGAACGATGCCATCGCCACGCCGGAAATATTTAAAGGCACGCAGAACGCGATCAAGCTCGGTTTCGATCGCGATATCTGGCTCACGCTACCCAAGGACAAATTCACCGGATTGAAAGCCACGCTGACTACCACCCAACCCCTGATCGCGCCGTATTCGCCCGGCCAGAAAGCGGGCGTAATGAAATTGACGCAAAATGACAAGTTGATCGCGGAAATCCCTGTGGTTGCGCTGGAGAATGTGCCGGTTGCCGGCTTTCTGGGGCGCGGCTGGGATGCGATCAGGTTGCTTTGGAAGTAG
- a CDS encoding cyclic nucleotide-binding domain-containing protein produces MNATDTLDAFCATAICRGLDEAAAAQLLAVAEPVSFTSGSRLVQQGEESRGAYVLRMGKVEARVSLPGGGAKTVAVLGAGEMFGEMALLEHGHCSANVMAVSDVDGWFIEREAFRALTAGRNPVALAIQRTITSGLVARLGALNGELLSCPAPEDKPVTMALPAGDPLADVPRLRRASFDHRSFLPALPFFDGFSLDEIDIAAAAANVLEVARGQWLFVAGQPANACYLVVRGAVEVNARLDGHERRMALLGPGMLVGYMSVLAGKPHGANARARENVLLLEFPAAGFMAFYNGTSGAAVKIQHAIHRNLLQSLARSNSQLSRLVTQARLSEALTSRVTQAGI; encoded by the coding sequence ATGAACGCCACCGACACTCTCGACGCTTTTTGCGCCACTGCGATTTGTCGCGGGCTGGACGAGGCCGCCGCGGCGCAATTGCTGGCGGTGGCCGAGCCTGTTTCGTTCACATCAGGCAGCCGGTTGGTGCAACAGGGCGAAGAATCGCGCGGCGCCTATGTGCTGCGGATGGGAAAAGTCGAAGCACGCGTGTCGCTGCCGGGCGGCGGCGCGAAGACGGTGGCGGTGCTGGGCGCAGGCGAGATGTTCGGCGAAATGGCGCTGCTGGAACACGGCCACTGCAGCGCCAATGTCATGGCCGTGAGCGATGTCGATGGCTGGTTCATCGAGCGCGAGGCGTTTCGCGCGCTGACCGCCGGACGAAATCCTGTCGCGCTGGCGATCCAGCGCACCATCACGTCCGGGCTGGTTGCGCGCCTGGGCGCGCTCAATGGCGAATTGCTCAGTTGCCCCGCGCCGGAGGACAAGCCCGTGACGATGGCGCTGCCTGCTGGCGATCCGCTTGCCGACGTGCCTCGCCTGCGGCGTGCGTCGTTTGACCACCGCAGTTTTCTACCGGCGCTGCCGTTTTTCGACGGCTTTTCGCTTGACGAAATCGATATTGCCGCCGCAGCGGCAAACGTATTGGAAGTCGCGCGGGGACAATGGCTGTTCGTTGCCGGACAACCTGCGAATGCCTGCTATCTGGTGGTGCGCGGCGCGGTCGAAGTCAATGCGCGCCTCGATGGCCACGAGCGGCGCATGGCCTTGCTCGGCCCGGGAATGCTGGTCGGTTACATGAGTGTGCTGGCGGGCAAGCCGCATGGCGCCAACGCCCGTGCCCGCGAGAACGTCCTGTTGCTGGAATTTCCCGCCGCCGGTTTCATGGCGTTCTACAACGGCACATCCGGTGCGGCGGTAAAAATACAGCACGCCATTCATCGGAATTTGCTGCAATCGCTGGCGCGCAGCAATTCGCAGTTGTCGCGACTGGTGACGCAGGCGCGATTGAGCGAGGCGCTGACTTCACGCGTGACTCAGGCGGGAATTTAG
- a CDS encoding septal ring lytic transglycosylase RlpA family protein, giving the protein MALLLAGCGGTPKKTEPPKQFIGKPGAYYLDDGPGDNAPLNLDAIADATPKMEPLHRGANRPYTVFGKTYVPNVSSEPFRQQGVASWYGRKFHGSMTSIGETYDMYAMTAAHPTLPLPSYVRVTNPANMKSVILRVNDRGPFHSDRVIDLSYTAAAKLDIARKGSGFVTVERVFPGDTRVAAASIPLPSLPLSPTSLPPVTPSPSPTITTPAIVPEAGDLYLQLAAFSSPENAEIFRARMSRELEWNREPIQVVQKDNLFRVRMGPYKSREEADAIAAQVRQSHDFSPVIQKP; this is encoded by the coding sequence ATGGCGCTTTTGTTGGCGGGCTGCGGTGGCACCCCAAAGAAAACCGAACCGCCAAAACAATTCATCGGCAAACCCGGCGCCTACTACCTCGACGATGGCCCCGGCGACAACGCGCCGCTGAACCTCGACGCCATCGCCGACGCCACGCCGAAAATGGAACCCCTGCATCGCGGCGCAAACCGGCCCTACACGGTCTTCGGAAAGACTTACGTGCCCAATGTGTCGAGCGAGCCGTTTCGACAGCAGGGTGTGGCATCCTGGTACGGTCGAAAATTCCACGGCAGCATGACGTCCATCGGCGAGACCTATGACATGTATGCGATGACGGCGGCGCACCCGACGTTGCCGTTACCGTCGTACGTGCGTGTAACGAATCCCGCCAACATGAAATCGGTGATATTGCGCGTAAACGATCGCGGCCCGTTTCATTCTGATCGGGTCATTGACTTGTCCTATACCGCTGCGGCCAAGCTCGACATCGCCCGCAAGGGCAGCGGATTCGTCACCGTGGAACGGGTGTTCCCGGGCGATACCCGAGTCGCCGCCGCGTCCATACCATTGCCGTCGCTACCGCTTTCGCCAACATCGCTGCCGCCCGTGACACCATCGCCGTCCCCAACCATCACCACACCTGCCATTGTTCCGGAGGCAGGTGACCTTTACCTGCAACTCGCGGCGTTCAGTTCGCCGGAAAATGCCGAAATCTTTCGCGCGCGCATGAGCCGCGAACTCGAATGGAACCGCGAGCCCATTCAGGTTGTCCAGAAAGACAACCTGTTCCGCGTTCGCATGGGCCCCTACAAGTCGCGCGAGGAAGCCGACGCGATCGCGGCACAGGTCAGGCAATCCCACGATTTTTCACCCGTCATTCAAAAACCATAG